The proteins below are encoded in one region of Halalkalicoccus jeotgali B3:
- a CDS encoding helix-turn-helix transcriptional regulator, with protein MHDLTGFQRDLLLVIAGLDEPKGLDVNDELERYYGTEIRHGRLYPNLDTLVNKGLVKKGKHDLRTNKYVLTDRGEREIEARLNWQLSYIPGDIKSRLEGLPQTQ; from the coding sequence ATGCATGATTTAACAGGATTTCAGCGTGATCTGCTCCTGGTGATCGCTGGCCTCGACGAACCGAAAGGACTGGACGTTAACGACGAACTAGAACGATACTACGGCACTGAGATCCGTCACGGGCGGTTGTATCCCAATCTCGACACGCTCGTGAACAAGGGCCTGGTCAAGAAGGGCAAACACGACCTCCGAACGAACAAGTACGTTCTGACCGACCGGGGCGAGCGAGAGATCGAAGCCCGCCTCAACTGGCAGCTCTCGTACATTCCTGGCGACATCAAGAGCCGACTCGAAGGGCTCCCGCAGACACAGTAA